The DNA region TGTTAGAGATTCGCTGTATTTACTGTGTTTTTCAATGTATTCTTCAACTGCAGAAGTTTTCTCCATATTGCTCTATTTATTGTTCCATAGAATAGAAAAACTGTTCGTTAACAATTTTTCCGCCTTTTACTTCAAAAACACCCAGTTCTTCCATTTGCTGGCGTCCACGGTCTTTAAAAGTAACATCGAAAGTCATTTTGCTGGTAAAGTGGTTTTCGGCCACTACGGGATCCGAAATGTTGCCTCCGTGGAATTCTTCAACATTATCCAACCATTGTTTGCTTTTGTTCCACACGTTTTGCTTACCGCTAACTTGCTCTTCGGGGTAACCCGGCATTTCCTTGCTTACAATATCATCGGCATACAGTTGCTCGATACATTCTAGGTTTTTGCCCTCTCTGCACATTTGTGCCCACTGGTTTGCTACGTCTTTTGTACTCATGATTTTTAGTTTTTTTAGTTGACTCTTAAAGTTACTAAAAAAAGTAATGTGTTTGCGTTAAGGGATTGTTAGGGTTTTCAAAAATGAAATAGCTTCATTGTTATTCGGTTTAAAAGTTTTTGTTCGGGTAAAGCTAAAATGGCTTCTATAAACTGTTAGACTTCGAATTTTCCGGTTTGATCATTTAAAATTTGAGTTCAAATTACAATAAAATATGCTTATTTTGTAAACTGAAAAGGAAGCAATACCATATGGCAGAATTTATAAAGATTTACGAAGAAAACCCCAATCCGCGGGAAATTGAAAAAGTAGTGCGTGTTTTAAGAAGTGGCGGCCTCATTATTTATCCCACCGATACCGTTTATGGTTTGGGATGCGATATTACTAATA from Tamlana crocina includes:
- a CDS encoding nuclear transport factor 2 family protein, with product MSTKDVANQWAQMCREGKNLECIEQLYADDIVSKEMPGYPEEQVSGKQNVWNKSKQWLDNVEEFHGGNISDPVVAENHFTSKMTFDVTFKDRGRQQMEELGVFEVKGGKIVNEQFFYSMEQ